A portion of the Mus pahari chromosome 17, PAHARI_EIJ_v1.1, whole genome shotgun sequence genome contains these proteins:
- the LOC110334722 gene encoding NADH-cytochrome b5 reductase 3 isoform X1: MDEERAMHPLAALSRVVLSPVWFVYSLLMKLFQRSTPAITLENPDIKYPLRLIDKEVISHDTRRFRFALPSPQHILGLPIGQHIYLSTRIDGNLVIRPYTPVSSDDDKGFVDLVVKVYFKDTHPKFPAGGKMSQYLENMNIGDTIEFRGPNGLLIYQGKGKFAIRADKKSNPVVRMVKSVGMIAGGTGITPMLQVIRAVMKDPNDHTVCYLLFANQSEKDILLRPELEELRNEHSARFKLWYTVDKAPDAWDYSQGFVNEEMIRDHLPPPGEEPLILMCGPPPMIQFACLPNLERVGHPKERCFTF, from the exons CTGAGCCGCGTGGTGCTCTCACCCGTCTGGTTCGTGTACAGTCTCCTCATGAAGCTGTTTCAGCGCTCCACACCGGCCATCACCCTCGAGAACCCCGACATCAAGTACCCTCTGCGGCTCATCGACAAGGAG GTTATCAGTCACGACACCCGGCGCTTCCGATTcgccctcccttccccccagcaCATCCTGGGTCTTCCTATTG GCCAACACATCTACCTCTCGACCAGGATCGACGGCAACTTGGTCATTCGGCCCTACACCCCTGTGTCGAGCGATGATGACAAGGGTTTTGTGGACTTGGTGGTCAAG gtttactTCAAGGACACCCATCCCAAGTTTCCAGCTGGAGGGAAAATGTCTCAGTACCTGGAAAACATGAATATTGGCGACACCATTGAATTCCGAGGTCCCAATGGGCTACTGATCTACCAGGGCAAAG ggAAGTTTGCCATCCGTGCAGACAAGAAGTCCAACCCCGTTGTCAGGATGGTGAAGTCTGTAGGCATGATTGCAGGAGGAACAG GCATCACCCCAATGCTGCAGGTGATCCGAGCCGTCATGAAGGACCCAAACGACCACACTGTGTGCTATCTGCTCTTTGCCAACCAG TCCGAGAAAGATATCCTGTTGCGGCCTGAGCTGGAGGAACTGAGGAACGAACATTCAGCTCGCTTCAAGCTCTGGTACACAGTGGACAAAGCCCCTGATG CCTGGGACTATAGCCAGGGCTTCGTGAATGAGGAGATGATCAGGGACCACCTTCCACCTCCTGGGGAGGAGCCGCTGATACTGATGTGTGGACCCCCACCGATGATCCAGTTTGCCTGTTTGCCAAACCTGGAGCGTGTGGGCCACCCCAAGGAGCGATGCTTCACCTTCTGA
- the LOC110334722 gene encoding NADH-cytochrome b5 reductase 3 isoform X3 translates to MKLFQRSTPAITLENPDIKYPLRLIDKEVISHDTRRFRFALPSPQHILGLPIGQHIYLSTRIDGNLVIRPYTPVSSDDDKGFVDLVVKVYFKDTHPKFPAGGKMSQYLENMNIGDTIEFRGPNGLLIYQGKGKFAIRADKKSNPVVRMVKSVGMIAGGTGITPMLQVIRAVMKDPNDHTVCYLLFANQSEKDILLRPELEELRNEHSARFKLWYTVDKAPDAWDYSQGFVNEEMIRDHLPPPGEEPLILMCGPPPMIQFACLPNLERVGHPKERCFTF, encoded by the exons ATGAAGCTGTTTCAGCGCTCCACACCGGCCATCACCCTCGAGAACCCCGACATCAAGTACCCTCTGCGGCTCATCGACAAGGAG GTTATCAGTCACGACACCCGGCGCTTCCGATTcgccctcccttccccccagcaCATCCTGGGTCTTCCTATTG GCCAACACATCTACCTCTCGACCAGGATCGACGGCAACTTGGTCATTCGGCCCTACACCCCTGTGTCGAGCGATGATGACAAGGGTTTTGTGGACTTGGTGGTCAAG gtttactTCAAGGACACCCATCCCAAGTTTCCAGCTGGAGGGAAAATGTCTCAGTACCTGGAAAACATGAATATTGGCGACACCATTGAATTCCGAGGTCCCAATGGGCTACTGATCTACCAGGGCAAAG ggAAGTTTGCCATCCGTGCAGACAAGAAGTCCAACCCCGTTGTCAGGATGGTGAAGTCTGTAGGCATGATTGCAGGAGGAACAG GCATCACCCCAATGCTGCAGGTGATCCGAGCCGTCATGAAGGACCCAAACGACCACACTGTGTGCTATCTGCTCTTTGCCAACCAG TCCGAGAAAGATATCCTGTTGCGGCCTGAGCTGGAGGAACTGAGGAACGAACATTCAGCTCGCTTCAAGCTCTGGTACACAGTGGACAAAGCCCCTGATG CCTGGGACTATAGCCAGGGCTTCGTGAATGAGGAGATGATCAGGGACCACCTTCCACCTCCTGGGGAGGAGCCGCTGATACTGATGTGTGGACCCCCACCGATGATCCAGTTTGCCTGTTTGCCAAACCTGGAGCGTGTGGGCCACCCCAAGGAGCGATGCTTCACCTTCTGA
- the LOC110334722 gene encoding NADH-cytochrome b5 reductase 3 isoform X2, with amino-acid sequence MGAQLSTLSRVVLSPVWFVYSLLMKLFQRSTPAITLENPDIKYPLRLIDKEVISHDTRRFRFALPSPQHILGLPIGQHIYLSTRIDGNLVIRPYTPVSSDDDKGFVDLVVKVYFKDTHPKFPAGGKMSQYLENMNIGDTIEFRGPNGLLIYQGKGKFAIRADKKSNPVVRMVKSVGMIAGGTGITPMLQVIRAVMKDPNDHTVCYLLFANQSEKDILLRPELEELRNEHSARFKLWYTVDKAPDAWDYSQGFVNEEMIRDHLPPPGEEPLILMCGPPPMIQFACLPNLERVGHPKERCFTF; translated from the exons CTGAGCCGCGTGGTGCTCTCACCCGTCTGGTTCGTGTACAGTCTCCTCATGAAGCTGTTTCAGCGCTCCACACCGGCCATCACCCTCGAGAACCCCGACATCAAGTACCCTCTGCGGCTCATCGACAAGGAG GTTATCAGTCACGACACCCGGCGCTTCCGATTcgccctcccttccccccagcaCATCCTGGGTCTTCCTATTG GCCAACACATCTACCTCTCGACCAGGATCGACGGCAACTTGGTCATTCGGCCCTACACCCCTGTGTCGAGCGATGATGACAAGGGTTTTGTGGACTTGGTGGTCAAG gtttactTCAAGGACACCCATCCCAAGTTTCCAGCTGGAGGGAAAATGTCTCAGTACCTGGAAAACATGAATATTGGCGACACCATTGAATTCCGAGGTCCCAATGGGCTACTGATCTACCAGGGCAAAG ggAAGTTTGCCATCCGTGCAGACAAGAAGTCCAACCCCGTTGTCAGGATGGTGAAGTCTGTAGGCATGATTGCAGGAGGAACAG GCATCACCCCAATGCTGCAGGTGATCCGAGCCGTCATGAAGGACCCAAACGACCACACTGTGTGCTATCTGCTCTTTGCCAACCAG TCCGAGAAAGATATCCTGTTGCGGCCTGAGCTGGAGGAACTGAGGAACGAACATTCAGCTCGCTTCAAGCTCTGGTACACAGTGGACAAAGCCCCTGATG CCTGGGACTATAGCCAGGGCTTCGTGAATGAGGAGATGATCAGGGACCACCTTCCACCTCCTGGGGAGGAGCCGCTGATACTGATGTGTGGACCCCCACCGATGATCCAGTTTGCCTGTTTGCCAAACCTGGAGCGTGTGGGCCACCCCAAGGAGCGATGCTTCACCTTCTGA